One window of Xylocopa sonorina isolate GNS202 chromosome 9, iyXylSono1_principal, whole genome shotgun sequence genomic DNA carries:
- the Lsm7 gene encoding U6 snRNA-associated Sm-like protein LSm7 isoform X3, with amino-acid sequence MSQQNAHGEPKERKKKESILDLSKYLEKNIRVKFAGGREAAGILKGYDPLLNLVLDNTTEYLRDPDDPYKLNQDTRMLGLVVCRGTSVVLICPVDGMESIQNPFIQQEG; translated from the exons ATGTCT CAACAGAATGCTCATGGAGAaccgaaagaaagaaagaagaaagagaGCATTCTCGACCTCTCCAAGTACTTGGAAAAGAATATTAGAGTAAAGTTTGCCGGTGGAAGGGAAGCTGCGGGGATTCTGAAGGGGTACGACCCTCTTCTGAACTTGGTACTCGATAATACCACGGAATATTTGAGAG ATCCTGACGATCCGTACAAGTTGAATCAAGATACTCGTATGCTGGGTTTAGTTGTATGCAGAGGCACGTCGGTGGTGCTTATTTGTCCGGTAGATGGAATGGAATCTATTCAGAATCCTTTTATACAGCAAGAAGGTTAA
- the Lsm7 gene encoding U6 snRNA-associated Sm-like protein LSm7 isoform X1: MSTAKQQQNAHGEPKERKKKESILDLSKYLEKNIRVKFAGGREAAGILKGYDPLLNLVLDNTTEYLRDPDDPYKLNQDTRMLGLVVCRGTSVVLICPVDGMESIQNPFIQQEG, translated from the exons ATGTCT ACGGCGAAACAG CAACAGAATGCTCATGGAGAaccgaaagaaagaaagaagaaagagaGCATTCTCGACCTCTCCAAGTACTTGGAAAAGAATATTAGAGTAAAGTTTGCCGGTGGAAGGGAAGCTGCGGGGATTCTGAAGGGGTACGACCCTCTTCTGAACTTGGTACTCGATAATACCACGGAATATTTGAGAG ATCCTGACGATCCGTACAAGTTGAATCAAGATACTCGTATGCTGGGTTTAGTTGTATGCAGAGGCACGTCGGTGGTGCTTATTTGTCCGGTAGATGGAATGGAATCTATTCAGAATCCTTTTATACAGCAAGAAGGTTAA
- the Lsm7 gene encoding U6 snRNA-associated Sm-like protein LSm7 isoform X2 yields the protein MSVSRREKNAHGEPKERKKKESILDLSKYLEKNIRVKFAGGREAAGILKGYDPLLNLVLDNTTEYLRDPDDPYKLNQDTRMLGLVVCRGTSVVLICPVDGMESIQNPFIQQEG from the exons ATGTCTGTAAGTAGAAGAGAAA AGAATGCTCATGGAGAaccgaaagaaagaaagaagaaagagaGCATTCTCGACCTCTCCAAGTACTTGGAAAAGAATATTAGAGTAAAGTTTGCCGGTGGAAGGGAAGCTGCGGGGATTCTGAAGGGGTACGACCCTCTTCTGAACTTGGTACTCGATAATACCACGGAATATTTGAGAG ATCCTGACGATCCGTACAAGTTGAATCAAGATACTCGTATGCTGGGTTTAGTTGTATGCAGAGGCACGTCGGTGGTGCTTATTTGTCCGGTAGATGGAATGGAATCTATTCAGAATCCTTTTATACAGCAAGAAGGTTAA
- the Scp1 gene encoding sarcoplasmic calcium-binding protein 1: MAYSWNNRVDFIVRFLYDTDNNGILEKHDFECTALKMTLIEGKGEFSYGRYQENLHIMLSLWEEIAELADFNKDGIVTIEEFKEAVQRSCVGREYRDFPQAMKMFIDSHFKLVDLNDDGVIAADEYRYNCVTRIPVDNVNILDEAYQNLLNDDDRRRGGLTLSRYQELYAQFLGNPDENCPAVHLFGPLHAMD, encoded by the exons ATGGCGTACAGCTGGAACAATCGGGTTGATTTCATTGTAAGATTCCTTTACG ATACAGACAACAATGGGATTTTGGAGAAACACGACTTCGAATGCACGGCTCTAAAGATGACGTTGATCGAGGGAAAGGGAGAGTTCAGTTATGGTCGGTATCAGGAGAATTTACATATCATGCTCTCTTTGTGGGAAGAGATTGCAGAGCTCGCGGATTTCAATAAG GATGGCATCGTGACCATCGAGGAATTCAAGGAGGCGGTGCAAAGAAGTTGCGTTGGACGGGAGTATCGAGATTTTCCACAAGCGATGAAGATGTTCATCGATAGCCATTTTAAGTTAGTCGACTTAAACG acGACGGTGTGATCGCTGCCGACGAATATCGTTACAATTGCGTAACAAGGATTCCCGTGGACAACGTAAACATTTTGGACGAAGCCTACCAGAATCTTCTTAAT GACGACGACAGAAGACGCGGAGGGCTAACTTTATCCCGTTATCAAGAACTGTACGCGCAATTCCTCGGTAATCCAGATGAGAATTGTCCGGCGGTGCATCTGTTCGGCCCTCTTCACGCGATGGATTGA
- the Chld3 gene encoding chitin and LDLR binding deacetylase 3, with amino-acid sequence MKPKLRSLLLLALLFPAGESLAKERSDSTPPCIDDSRFYRNPNAPAHNVWSTNECAKYYLCLDNDVFEFRCSQGLLFDVSRQVCDFKANVDNCDVTSETQPPRPLLEDGDCDEKHLACGDGACFPATYFCDGSVDCPDGSDEGWCDIQNDPNGALPCKPEQCHLPNCWCSKDGTEIPGNLTASSVPQMITITFDDAVNAENFELFSKIFLAERKNPNGCPIRGTFYVSHQYTNYRDVQYLWNIGHEIATHSVTHRGPEEWWSKNATIEDWFDEMVGVANIIKKYAAVRLEDIKGLRAPFLQVGWNRQFLMMSEFGFVYDSSMVAPFSNLPLWPYTLDYRPPHNCVDSAQLCPTRAYPGLWELPINQILAGDYTCARIDSCRSDLSGEDVYKILMFNFNRHYLNNRAPLGLHFHASWFQNALYFYAFSRFMDDVLRLNDVYFVTSYQVIEWMRKPTPLNNIETFRPWQCTPRKFLPFEIVCNLPNSCKLPSKVLKSYRYLHTCFECPKEYPWLRNEFGME; translated from the exons ATGAAGCCGAAGCTGCGGTCCTTGCTCCTGCTCGCGCTTCTCTTTCCCG CGGGCGAATCGCTGGCGAAGGAGAGATCGGATAGCACGCCGCCGTGTATCGACGATAGCAGGTTTTACCGGAATCCCAACGCGCCGGCTCACAACGTTTGGTCGACGAACGAGTGCGCCAAGTATTATCTCTGCCTAG ATAACGATGTGTTCGAGTTCAGATGCTCCCAAGGGCTGCTGTTCGACGTCTCTAGGCAGGTGTGCGATTTCAAGGCGAACGTCGACAATTGCGACGTAACGTCAG AGACGCAACCACCGAGACCGCTTCTAGAGGATGGAGACTGCGATGAGAAGCATTTGGCTTGCGGCGATGGTGCGTGCTTCCCGGCTACATACTTTTGCGACGGGAGCGTTGACTGTCCCGATGGCTCTGACGAAGGCTGGTGCG ATATCCAAAATGACCCAAACGGTGCGCTACCCTGCAAACCAGAGCAATGCCACTTACCAAATTGCTGGTGTTCGAAAGACGGAACGGAGATTCCTGGCAACCTGACGGCTTCGTCGGTGCCGCAAATGATAACAATTACCTTCGACGATGCCGTGAACGCGGAGAACTTCGAGCTTTTCTCCA AAATCTTTTTGGCCGAGAGAAAAAATCCGAACGGATGCCCCATTCGAGGTACTTTCTACGTCAGTCATCAGTATACCAACTACAGAGATGTACAGTATCTGTGGAACATCGGACACGAGATTGCAACCCATTCCGTCAC GCATCGAGGGCCAGAAGAATGGTGGTCCAAGAACGCCACCATAGAGGATTGGTTCGATGAAATGGTTGGCGTGGCGAATATCATTAAGAAATATGCTGCTGTTCGCTTGGAAGATATTAAAG GTTTGAGAGCACCCTTTCTACAAGTCGGTTGGAATCGACAATTTCTGATGATGTCTGAGTTTGGATTCGTGTATGACTCGTCTATGGTAGCTCCATTCTCCAATCTACCACTGTGGCCTTACACGTTGGATTACAGGCCACCTCACAATTGTGTAGATTCCGCACAACTCTGTCCGACTCGCGCGTATCCGGGTCTCTGGGAGCTTCCAATAAATCAAATTTTGGCAGGT GATTATACTTGTGCAAGGATAGATTCGTGTCGTTCGGATTTATCAGGCGAAGACGTATATAAAATACTGATGTTCAACTTTAACAGGCATTATCTGAACAATCGCGCGCCTCTTGGTTTGCATTTCCATGCGTCCTGGTTTCAGAATGCGTTGTACTTTTACGCGTTTAGC AGATTCATGGATGACGTACTGCGATTGAACGATGTTTACTTTGTAACGAGCTATCAAGTGATCGAGTGGATGCGCAAGCCGACACCTTTAAATAATATCGAGACGTTCAGGCCTTGGCAATGCACCCCACGGAAATTCCTGCCATTCGAAATCGTTTGCAATCTACCGAATAGCTGCAAACTACCGAGCAAAGTGCTCAAATCGTATCGTTATTTACATACGTGTTTCGAGTGCCCCAAGGAATATCCATGGTTAAGAAACGAGTTTGGAATGGAATAA